Part of the Bacillus cereus group sp. RP43 genome is shown below.
AGCAGGATTAGACCCAGTTGTTCGAAGTGAATTGCTTGATATGCTGCAGGAAATTGTGATGGAGGATGAAGTGTCTGTCTTATTTTCAACGCACATTACAACAGACCTAGAACGCATCGCAGATTACATTACGTTTATCAATGACGGAGAAATTATATTTACTGGTGAGAAAGATGAATTAATGGAGAACTACGTAATCGTAAAGGGAAGCAATGATTTATTAGACCGAGAAGGAAAAGAGCTATTTGTTGGATTACGAAAAAATAAATTTGGTTTCGAAGGTTTAGCAGAGGATAAACAAGCAATTATCGATTGGTTTGGAAATGAGGTTGTAATAGAAAAGCCTACATTAGATGATATTATCGTTTATACCGCGAAAGGGAGAGGTGCCTATGCGTCAGCTCGTATATAAAGATTTGTTCTTTTTTCGGGGGATATGGCCAGTGTATCTTACTATACCCTTTGTATTCTTTTTGTTTGAACCCGGTGATGGAATGCTGTTTCCTATGAGTTGTTTATTTATAACTCTTTCCGCAGTTATGATATTAGTCGTAATAGATGAACGAAATACAAGTGACATTATTATGAATAGTTTACCGTTAAGTAGAAAGGATATCATAATTGCTAGATATATTTCCTGTGCAATATTCATTGTAGGGGGCATGGTTTCCACTATGCTAGTTGTTTTTCTTATAAGAGGTATCGCTGTTATTGGTGATATCGGTGCATACTATCCTAAACTTTATATTGAGATTTCATGGTATGAAGTAATAAATGGAATTGTTTACGCCGTATTTTGGATGGTCACCTTTTTCCCTATTTATTATGTTACAAAATCGAAGGCGGTAATAAGTATAATAGCAGCTGCTTCAATAATAGTTGGGGGGATACTTTGGATATTTATTAGTGATTGGCTCAATGAAACAACACCTTCATTTCTTGAGTGGATTATGAATCCTCTACATATTGGTGTATTTATAATTGGATTCATTACATTAGTTAGTATTTATATCGCTTCTATGTTTCTTACAATTAAAATTTATGAAGCACGTGATTTGTAGAAAAGGCTCTTTTCATACTAGGAGGTGTAATATATGATCAAGCAACTAGTCTTAAAAGATATGATGTTGCAAAGAAAGTTAGGGTTTGCTTATCTTATATGCTTGTTTTTCCTTGCTATTGTTGATTTTCGTAGTGATAGTTTTCTGATGACATTTAGCATGTTTATACCTGTTCTTGGAATGATGCTGTCAATGAGTTATGAGGATAAAAATAAAAGTGAAATGATAATAAATAGTTTACCGTTGCAGCGTAAAGAAATTGTCATAGCGAAATACATATTTGTAAGTATTTTAGTTGCTTTAGGTGGGATTTTCCCATTTGCCGTTAGTTTAATCCAGTTGCAAAACGAAAATACAACTGTATTTATTCTATGGGGAGCGATTCTCGGAGGAATAACAGGTGGTTTTGTTTATAGCATAATTGTGCTCCCGATTGAATTTTCAGTAGGATATAGCAGTGCAAAACAAATTGCTCCTTTTATCGGAATTGCATTTGGGTATTTAAGTGGACTGATTGTAAGTAACGTATGGTTAAGTGTAGAAAATGATTGGAACACTAGTATATTCATAAATATTTGTTTCATAGCAGGACTGCTTCTTTTATATATCATGTCTATGTTACTCTCAATTAATTTGTATAATGAGCGTGATTTGTGAGGGGAGGGGAATGTTGTTGAAACAACTAATTTTAAAAGACTTCATCGTCCAATGGAAATTTTTAATTTGGTACATACTGTATCCTATTTTCTTTTATATGGCTTTAACAGATACGAAAAATTTATTCGTAATTATGTCAGTCATTTTTACAGTTATGGCAACCGTTAAAACATTTAATGAGGATAGTAAAAATGAGAGTGAAGTTATATTAAATAGTTTACCAATATTGAAAAAAGAAATTGTATTTGCAAAGTATATAGTAGCAATTATTATTCTTTTCATAAGCGTAACGATTGGCTGTTTCACGATGGGAATGAAGAATGGAGTTAATGTATTTGAATTTATTGAAACGACAGTGGTTGCTAGTATTAGCTTTATTTTAGTATATTTAAGCTTTGTTTTACCGATATCATTTTGGCTAGGGTATAAAAAAACTGTTTTTATTACGATATTCATATTTATAGCACCGATTGTTATTTTAGAGACGTTCTTTCAAATCAACCTGGAACAAATTCAACTATATAATAGCTTATTGTTCGTTAGTTCAATATGCATGTTCATAGCATCTGTCTTCGCTTCGATTAAGCTATATGAAAAAAGAGAATTTTAAAAGGTGCCTCATA
Proteins encoded:
- a CDS encoding ABC-2 transporter permease, which codes for MRQLVYKDLFFFRGIWPVYLTIPFVFFLFEPGDGMLFPMSCLFITLSAVMILVVIDERNTSDIIMNSLPLSRKDIIIARYISCAIFIVGGMVSTMLVVFLIRGIAVIGDIGAYYPKLYIEISWYEVINGIVYAVFWMVTFFPIYYVTKSKAVISIIAAASIIVGGILWIFISDWLNETTPSFLEWIMNPLHIGVFIIGFITLVSIYIASMFLTIKIYEARDL
- a CDS encoding ABC-2 transporter permease — its product is MIKQLVLKDMMLQRKLGFAYLICLFFLAIVDFRSDSFLMTFSMFIPVLGMMLSMSYEDKNKSEMIINSLPLQRKEIVIAKYIFVSILVALGGIFPFAVSLIQLQNENTTVFILWGAILGGITGGFVYSIIVLPIEFSVGYSSAKQIAPFIGIAFGYLSGLIVSNVWLSVENDWNTSIFINICFIAGLLLLYIMSMLLSINLYNERDL
- a CDS encoding ABC-2 transporter permease, with the protein product MLKQLILKDFIVQWKFLIWYILYPIFFYMALTDTKNLFVIMSVIFTVMATVKTFNEDSKNESEVILNSLPILKKEIVFAKYIVAIIILFISVTIGCFTMGMKNGVNVFEFIETTVVASISFILVYLSFVLPISFWLGYKKTVFITIFIFIAPIVILETFFQINLEQIQLYNSLLFVSSICMFIASVFASIKLYEKREF